In the genome of Lycorma delicatula isolate Av1 chromosome 8, ASM4794821v1, whole genome shotgun sequence, one region contains:
- the sqh gene encoding myosin regulatory light chain sqh → MSSRKTAGRRATTKKRAQRATSNVFAMFDQAQIQEFKEAFNMIDQNRDGFVDKEDLHDMLASLGKNPTDDYLDGMMNEAPGPINFTMFLTLFGERLQGTDPEDVIKNAFGCFDEENTGYLNEERLRELLVSMGDRFTDEDVDEMYREAPIKNGMFDYIEFTRILKHGAKDKDEQ, encoded by the exons ATGTCTTCAAGGAAAACAGCAGGACGCCGTGCTACAACAAAGAAGCGTGCACAGCGTGCTACTTCTAATGTCTTTGCTATGTTCGATCAAGCTCAGATACAAGAATTTAAAGAGGCATTTAATATGATAGATCAAAATAGAGATGGATTTGTGGATAAAGAAGACCTTCATGATATGCTGGCATCTTTAG GAAAGAACCCTACTGATGATTATCTTGATGGAATGATGAATGAAGCCCCCGGGCCAATTAATTTTACTATGTTCTTAACTTTATTCGGTGAGCGTCTCCAAGGTACAGATCCAGAGGATGTAATCAAAAATGCATTTGGTTGTTTTGATGAAGAAAATACTGGATATTTAAATGAGGAAAGATTACGTGAATTGCTTGTTTCTATGGGTGATAGATTTACCGATGAAGat gttgaTGAAATGTATCGAGAAGCTCCAATCAAAAATGGAATGTTTGATTATATTGAatttacaagaattttaaaacatGGTGCTAAGGATAAAGATGAACaatag